Sequence from the Deinococcus radiotolerans genome:
GTAGCGCCACGCGGTGACGCGGCTCAGGCCGACCTGCTCGCCGATGTCCTCGGCGGTCACGGCGTGCGGCGCCTGGGTCAGCGCCTGCACCACGCGCTCCAGGGTGTTCGGGTCGATGCCGCGGGGCAGCGCGGCGGGTTGCGCCGCGCCGTGCCCGAGCAGGCGGTCCAGGCGGCCCTGATCAAGCCGGGCCGCGCCGGGGCTGGGCAGGCGCCGGGCACGGTGCCGCGCCAGCAGGTCCTGGAGGCGGGCGCCCGTGAACGGCTTGATGAGGTAATCGAACGCGCCGTGCGCGAGGGCCAGCCGGACGCTGGGTTCATCGTCGGCGGCGGTGATCAGGGCGACGTCGGTGGTCAGGCCGTGCGCGCGCCAGTGGCGCAGCAGGCCCAGGCCGCTGCCGTCGGGCAGGTGCACGTCGAGCAGGATCAGGTCGGGTTTCAGGGCCTGGGCGAGGGCGTCACCCTGCGCGCAGGTGGCGGCGCTGCCGACCACGTGCACGTCCGGGTCGCGTTCGAGCAGGTCACGGTTGATGCGGGCGACGCGCAGGTCATCCTCGACCAGCAGGACCCGGATCCGAGAGTTCATGCGT
This genomic interval carries:
- a CDS encoding response regulator, translated to MNSRIRVLLVEDDLRVARINRDLLERDPDVHVVGSAATCAQGDALAQALKPDLILLDVHLPDGSGLGLLRHWRAHGLTTDVALITAADDEPSVRLALAHGAFDYLIKPFTGARLQDLLARHRARRLPSPGAARLDQGRLDRLLGHGAAQPAALPRGIDPNTLERVVQALTQAPHAVTAEDIGEQVGLSRVTAWRYLEHLVRTEQATLEHQYGNAGRPVKLYRARPAGT